One region of Budorcas taxicolor isolate Tak-1 chromosome 3, Takin1.1, whole genome shotgun sequence genomic DNA includes:
- the MLPH gene encoding melanophilin, producing MGKTLDLSKLTDEEAKHVWEVVQRDFDLRRKEEERLEGLKGKIKKENSKRELLSDTAHLNNTHCAHCLQPYRLLETPKRQCLECHLFTCRGCSHPHPEEQGWLCDPCHLARVVKMGSLEWYYGHVRARFKRFGSAQVVRSLCGRLQRAGGPEQMPGDPSGEDEQAEEDAEWGPAAQPQPLGSQKKRLLPIHGWDFEADSDDSDPSCGHPPSLSSVSGATDSLQALTDDPCAEETTPQEAGILDQADARAPGCHPRPEEQRVGLSPAGLDELSEPCLPGESCTAGPGVAATPGTNILRNEQLPSQYLADVDTSDEESIWTQRVASHHPRQKGWTASESQHPGGDEPTDADAEEAALKRKLEELTSHISDQGVSSAEEEEGTDAGSEMGRSKTVEDHPGATWEVRTAAGQTPSCGKDPLSPGDPKQPSRTTETELAELEGQVAATTCEVRRTESQVSNIKSRIAALQAAGLTVRPSGKPQRKSNLPIFLPRLVRKSGQSLKDPNADPSDEAEVEAVPCLVRRKLSNYPKSQDIDDDSFSRKSMYRGSLTQRNPNGRKRAANHSFAKPVMTHQP from the exons ATGGGGAAGACGCTGGATCTTTCCAAGCTCACGGATGAAGAGGCCAAGCACGTCTGGGAGGTGGTTCAACGGGACTTCGACCTtcgaaggaaagaagaggaaagactagA GGGGTTGAAGGGCAAGATTAAGAAGGAAAACTCCAAGAGGGAGCTGCTTTCAGACACTGCCCACCTGAATAACACCCACTGCGCCCACTGCCTGCAGCCCTACCGGCTCCTTGAGACCCCCAAGAGGCAATGCCTGGAGTGCCACCTCTTCACTTGCAGAGGCTGCAGCCACCCCCACCCAGAGGAGCAAGGCTGGCTCTGTGACCCCTGCCACCTGGCCAG GGTCGTGAAGATGGGCTCACTGGAGTGGTACTACGGGCACGTGAGAGCCCGCTTCAAGCGCTTCGGGAGTGCCCAGGTGGTCCGGTCCCTCTGTGGGCGGCTGCAGAGAGCAG GTGGGCCCGAGCAGATGCCCGGAGACCCAAGTGGAGAGGACGAGCAGGCTGAAGAGGATGCAGAATGGGGCCCGGcggcccagccccagcccctcggCAGCCAG AAAAAGCGCCTCCTCCCCATCCACGGCTGGGACTTTGAGGCCGACTCCGACGACTCCGATCCGTCCTGTGGTCACCCGCCAAGCCTGTCCTCGGTCTCAGGGGCCACAGACAGCCTGCAG GCCCTCACAGATGACCCCTGTGCAGAAGAGACCACCCCCCAGGAGGCTGGGATCCTGGACCAGGCTGATGCCAGGGCCCCTGGGTGCCACCCCCGTCCAGAAGAGCAGAGGGTCGGCCTCTCGCCTGCTGGACTAGACGAGCTCTCGGAGCCCTGCCTGCCGGGAgagtcctgcactgcaggccccGGGGTCGCTGCCACTCCCG GGACAAACATCCTCAGGAATGAGCAGCTGCCCTCCCAGTATCTGGCCGACGTGGACACCTCGGACGAAGAAAGCATCTGGACTCAGAGAGTGGCCTCTCACCATCCCAGACAGAAAGGCTGGACCGCCTCTGAGAGCCAG CATCCAGGTGGCGACGAGCCCACAGATGCCGACGCGGAAGAGGCGGCCCTCAAGAGAAAGCTGGAGGAGTTGACCAGCCACATCAGTGACCAAGGGGTCTCATCCGCGGAGGAGGAAGAGGGCACGGATGCAGGGTCTGAGATGGGCAGAAGCAAGACCGTCGAGGACCACCCTGGGGCCACCTGGGAG GTGCGCACGGCAGCAGGCCAAACACCCAGCTGCGGGAAGGACCCGCTGAGTCCTGGGGACCCCAAGCAGCCCAGCAGGACCACGGAGACAGAGCTGGCGGAGTTGGAGGGCCAAGTGGCCGCCACAACTTGCGAGGTGCGGCGGACAGAGAGCCAG GTTTCAAATATCAAGTCCAGGATTGCAGCCTTGCAGGCGGCGGGGCTCACGGTGCGGCCCTCGGGAAAGCCCCAGAGGAAGTCTAACCTCCCG ATCTTTCTTCCCCGGCTTGTCAGGAAATCTGGCCAGAGTCTGAAGGATCCAAACGCAGACCCTTCGGATGAGGCCGAG GTGGAGGCTGTGCCCTGTCTTGTGAGGAGGAAGCTCAGCAATTACCCCAAAAGCCAAG ACATAGATGATGACTCCTTCAGTCGGAAGTCCATGTACCGTGGATCCCTGACCCAAAGAAACCCCAACGGCAGGAAGAGAGCCGCCAACCACAGCTTTGCG AAACCTGTGATGACCCACCAGCCCTAA